The sequence AAGTAAAATACTGTGTCAAACGAACGGCGGACTCCCATAGAAAAAGAACAGTGTTTTCATAATTAGCTATCGCCAACACCAGCATGAGCCAAAAGGGAGGGAAGATATCAGACGCAAGGAAAGAATCAATACTATCTCTGCCTCCTTGTGAAAGTGTCACCTTTCAGACCAACGTAAGTAAATTACAGCAAAGCCTCCAGAGAGATCAGCAACTCCAATTATATCTCCAAGATGATAAAAAACCGCTCTCCTTGTGGTTGACACACGCCCAGTTCCTACCCGATTCAGCCCAAAGGAATGCATAACTGAAAACGATGGCAgtatggtatggttgaaaattgCTGATAAAAACACAAATATGACTATTTGACAGGAAAAGGACGACCCTGACAGAAGGTAAGCAGCTGTAATCATCCCATCAGCCCATGGCAGCAATTTATAACATGTGAAAATCTGGGGcttaaaaaacagagaaaatggATTTCATATATAGGGAATAGTACGGAAAGCACACCAGCTTGGTCAATTTCGCAGGCAGATTTGAATCAAATGGGCCAAAATCCACCTACAGTCAATATATTGCTTCCAGCTATACATATAGTATTTGTGTTCAACGAACTGGTACCAACCAACATTTCACCAACTACAGTATCTGTAGACCATAAAATTCCAGAAATGCAGGCTGGGTAAGCGCCACCGCAGGTCAGACTTGTAGTTGATTACCCGAAACCATTGCAGTATGCACAAAAACGTGTGCATATGTGAAATAGCCATTTTTACTCAACGGTCGCCACCATTGCCGTCTAGAGAGATACTCACGGCAACTGGAGCTCACCTCTTATCCTTTTAACGAACTGACACTACTAGTTTTAGTTTCATTTTGAGTTTTAGTTTCATTTTGAATATAGCAGGAATAAAAGAAGTTGTATAAGTGTGAAGAACAgtacaaagaaaaataaagttcAGTAAAGCTAAAGAATAAGCTCTGAGAGATGTTTTTGCTCCTGCTAGGCTTAGGTTTCGGCATCCTCTTTAATTTTTGCCAATAAGTTTAGCCTCTCTGATTGTTTTCCTACCAAATTTCCTTGTCTTTAGTAGGATTAATAGGGTGCGGACTCCTTTTTCCAGTAGCTCCTTACTAGTGGCCAGTACCGTTCACCAGTCACCACTCATGGACTGTCGTAGTTGTGCTACATATTATTGATTTGTTCTCCTGGAATAAGGTCCATGTTgatagtatatctcatattctCTTCGTGTATCCGCATTTCATTTGGAGGTGGAAAGATGTCTTTGGGGTGTGCTGGCATAGTGAGCAAAAGATATTTGTTGGGACAAAATCCAACTAGTGTATTCAATGTGAATTCTGCCCTCAATCGTGAGCagtgtttatatatttataccggGATATACAAGAGGAAATTACATTTTTGCCCCTATCCTATAGGCTAATCTAGAGTGGCTGGCTGGTGGGCCAGCCCTCGGGCTCTTAGTAAAATCACCCGAGACAAGGATGGCTGCGCCTATTAGGGAATCGGCGGCGCCCCCGAGGATACTAGCCACTGCCTGGGTAAAGCCGCGCTTCCCGGGTAGTGGCCTGTGCAGGCCCGTCCCTGTCGAGACGCCAGAGGTGGTTGGCGGATACGTAGTGCGTATTTATTGCTCCCCATCACGCCTTTGGGGGTCCACCGTGGCTTCTAGCTTAAGGCCTTCTCGGTCCTTCGTAATCCTAACCAACTCCGGAGATCCGTTAGCAGCCGGAGGTCAATTGGCCCCCAGAGGCCCGATGTCGTTGGAGGCTTGTTGGGCTCCGGCGATTCGGTGGCCTCCAGAGACTCCATGGGGCTCCGGCGATCAAGTGGCCTCCAGGGGGGCTCCACGGGGCTTCGGCAGTCGGGTGATCTCCGGAGGCTCCGCGGGCCTCCGACGGTCTGATAGCCTCCAGAGTTATAACGGCCTCTCGAGGCTCGATTGACTTGGGGCTCTTGAACGCTTAGTCGTTTTCTAGGGTGGGTAGCTCCGGGATGGAGGCTGCCTGACGGAGACTAGCTCCGTAATTCCGGAGCCACTCCCCAACAATATTGTTTAGCCAACCACGATTGCTAGTATGTCAAATAACCACACTCTGTTGTACACAATTAGCCAAGAGAGGATCTTGTATTTCTTCGACGTCCATGGCTTCCATATGATCATCTCATAGTTCGTGTTAAcggagccaaaaaaaaaaaactataatctGTAAGCGAATCCTACCGTGTACTATATGTGCATGCCTTGTGTATTGTTACATAGGATAACCAATTGATCTTGGAGCTAGACAGTTATACCCTTGTTAGGTGAGAGGTTGAGGTCTTGTATCCACATTTTCATGTTCAATGTCTTACTTTaaagttctatttttttttctagagatTGCACAAACTCTTGGTGCAATATCCTTTGGCCGTCTATACCATGCATTCAGGTCGAGTTCCAAAAATCGACAGTGGAACTGGAGCTCACCTCTAACAATGGTAGGCTGTCATGAAAGCTTGCCATCATTGaagctttcttttgttttcattttttgcaTAATACTATCTCACATTCTCATTAGTTAACCAGATTATCTGGTTCCAGCATTTTGTCCCCCTGTTGCTACTTGTGGTACCTTAGAAGAATATAGATAATCTGCTTGGGCCATGAACTACCGGACTATACTCAGGAAATGGGCCGGCCACCTACTACAAGCCACTGATCTCCCCTTTTACTTGTTCTACGTAGCCACATGACATCCTTCTTCTGTAGCCATCTAGTAGCCACAATTCAGGCTTAGAACAAGTGATCGTATCAAGTATATACGAAATTGACCTGTAGCATGTATTCGATGTTTTTCTCCAACTGAATGCAGTGTCATTGCTCAGCACGACATAGAACAAATTCATGTCCTGCTTGTGTTCTGCAATCAACcaacaagttaaattttaaaagtataaTTATAGTATTAAACTGTTAAATGTTAGTGTTGCCACTGTGTACCTGGACAGGTAATTAAACTGCATGCGCTTTGAATTTGTCAGTTCGTTTTATTGATCCGAAGTAAACCATATATTAAAACAAAACAGATGTCTGAATTTGTTAGACATGGAACAAAGCTGCAGGTATAGTGAGTGATGCGATTGCTAACctccttcagagttcagacgtatctgaaattctgaatttaCCTTGTAAGTTACGATGTTTCACTAGCAGCTCCATCTCGAAATGTTCTAGTAACTCTGAATTAACAAAGGGCGCTAATTGACACTGGAAACTCCACTATGATCGCAGAAATCCAAATCTAGAATGGGCAAAAGTGGTACGGTACAAGCATTGCCGGCCTCGACGACCTCGGTTAGTACGATCAGCAGTCTTGATCAACGGCTAAGATTCTCCCTCGTAGATCTGACGACAAAACGGTGATCATTTTTCAAACAAGTCCCTTGTTTGGATCGCTACGAACCTACGACTACGGTTCAGACCGATACGGAATTTTGCAGacagttccaaagttttttttttcaaactttcaaattttccatcacatcaaaacttttctacatacacaaacttcccacttttccgtcacatcgttccaatttcaaccaaacttccaattttaacgtcaACCAAATCTAAATTGTCTGTTCAGGCTGTAGCTAAaatcaaccttaccaaaatttgactaTTTAACAATATTATCAAGTTTTGGTAGAActttttatgtatttactagAATTTGGTAAAAAATTAAATAGATGCACATATTTGACAACTTTAATATGAACAACCCAAATTAGATTGAGGAATCAGAATATTATAATAGAGTAAGTATAAAGTccaatagtaaaaaaaaaaaagctctttaTAATGCAGTGGTAAGAGGTGTGTGGTTTTAACTCTTAAGTCTCGTGTTCAATCCATCTCGAAAAAAATCTAATAGTAAACAACGATGAAATTTATATATGTCAGTCTTAAACTAATCTAAACATattcattttaaaaatatatttgtagtgATGTCTCTCTTCAAATCACGAAAAGATCTAGTATACTAGTAAATAACGATGAAGTTTATATATGTGAACTAATCTAAACTTTGGATTCCGAGGCCTCCTTATTTAGATTTAGGTTTGTAGGCTTGCACTTTCAAGCAGCTTATtggtttatatgatttataagctgGTGGATTTAATATTCTAaatttagtggtggagtcatacgtCTAGCTCACATAAACAAAAAATACTTCTCCAACCTagtttttggcttaatagtaTTAGAGTGGCTTATAGCTTTAAAAAAGCCAACTTATTTATTTAGGTTTAGATTTTTTAACTTGTAAGTTGGTTTATAAGTCTAAATAAAAAAGGCCTGAGTGTGGCGCTGTATTATGTGGAGTCGTATCCCTGCCAATTTTATTTGCCAAACAAAACATATCCGGCACGGCAGCGCCTGATCCAAACTTGCTAGGGTCGCTGTCAGGCGTGACAAACTGAGCAGTACTCCCCTTCCTTGATTCTGGACAAGATATCCGCGACGACCAGTAGTGGCATCGGCGcatcgcctcctccccttccttctcttctctctcctagtcgtcgccggcggggagcgAGCGATGCTGACCTCGGGGCTGCTGCGGCCGGTCGACGATGCGCACGCGATCGACGAGGCGGCGCTGCTGCGCTACGCGGCGGAGCACGTCGCCGGGTTCCCCTCCCCGGCGCGGGGGCTGGCCCTGACGCAGTTCGGCCACGGCCAGTCCAACCCCACCTACTGCATCGAGGCCTCCGCCCCCGGCGGGGTCACCGCGCGCTACGTGCTGCGGAAGAAGCCGCCCGGCGCCATCCTCCAGTCCGCCCACGCCGTCGAGCGCGAGTTCCAGGTCGGGGTTTCGTTTCTCTGTCCCCCTCTTCTCGCTTCGATTTGCAGCGTCCCGTGATCGATTTAGCTCCACTTTGTTCGATGGTATGATGGGTACTGGTGATCGATTGAAAGCTCCAGTTTCTCCGATAGTATGATGGATGCCGATCTGATATGATTGGTAGGTAAGGGCGGGCTTGTTTGCTCGAGTCAAAGTGCGAAAGCACTAACGAAAGTGGAATCAGCATTTCCTGGTGAAAAGGCTCAAAAAGTCAGGAGTCATGCGTCCAGATTTCTGGGTTCCATTTGATGATAGTGATGCAAATTACTCTGGAATTATCATGTCGAACTTATTTCACTGATTGAACTACGTAAATCCAGCTGATTAGTGAAAAGTGTACATGTAAGGTGCATATGCTACTGGctaggtagtttttttttttttcctgtttagTACTAAGAGAAATACGAAACTGATGAGTGAATGAGCGCTATGAGCTAATTCCTTGAGTTGTGTTTGAATTGGAGCAGGTCCTCAAAGCTTTGGGCACTTACACTGATGTTCCTGTCCCTAAGGTGTTCTGTCTTTGCACTGATGCAAGTGTAATTGGAACTCCTTTCTATATAATGGAGCATCTAGAAGGACTAATATACCCAGACAACAAGTTGACGGTACGCTTCTTGTGAGCATTCTTTGTCTTGCATATTCTTCAGACTGTTGGTATATACATTACTTACTGGGTGATGATTTAGTATGAAATCTGTACATTTTTACCTATCAGGTAGGCGTATTTCTAGGTCATGAGGTTCCATGTAGCAAATACCGGGCATTTATTCTTCTATGTGCGTAAGGAACACACCAAATGAAACCTAGTATTGGAGTTGATTAAGAAGTTGCTACCTTGCCGTTGGACAGCATCTATGCGACCCTGATTAAACACTAAAATTATAGAAGGCAATAACATAGCAATTTTTCAAATCTTTCCTCCTTACACCATTACAGTTGATGTAGCAGCTGATATGAGAAATCTCACCATCCAATGACGGGTTTATATATGCTCCTTGAAATGTATTCCTTGAACTGATAATGATTGTCTTCATGATGATTTAGTAAAAAGAATTTCTGTGCCCTTTGTTTATGCAGGGAGTAACTCCAACTAAAAGAAAGACTATATATCTTGCAGCTGCTGAAACTTTGGCTGCTATACACAAAGTTGACGTGACTGCAATTGGACTGCAGAAGTATGGGAGAAGAGATAACTATTGCAAAAGACAAGTAGGTGATACCATGTTTCATGGTATTTACCTTATATTTGATTACGCTTATCTCAATCTCTCTGATTCTGATTGCTttgtaaaaacaaaacaaaactccATTCATTTCTGTTGTCATTGAGTTGCATAATACAGTTTTTTGGGCATCGGTACAGTTAACAGCTGAGCTGAATGTAACTCTAGAATCTTCTCTccccattttttttgtttattttaactGGGGTCAGGCCATAGCTCCTAGGCCAAGGAAAGGAATTGGATACTCCTAGGTGGTGTATCAGTAGTATACTAATATTCTTAATCTACAAGTGAAATATGCATATAGACATGTAGTTTCTCGTGAGTTTTGAGTATCACTTGCTTATGTGAGTACAGCAATGGATTGCCTGTTCCCAGCTGTTACAACCTATGATTTGATCACTTTAAGTTCAAGAGGAGAGTTTTAGTTGTCatgttgtgatttgtgaatgatgATTGCTGTGATAATCCATTTGCATCTGAAGATAGTTAACCTATTCTGGTTTAGGTAGAAAGATGGGGGAGGCAATATCTCTCTTCCACTGGTGAAGGGAAGCCTGCTCGTTACCAGAAGATGCTTGATCTAGCTCATTGGTTGAAAGAACATATACCAAAAGAAGATTCATCGGCAGGATTTGGAACAGGTCTTGTTCATGGTGATTACCGTGTTGATAATCTTGTTTTTCATCCAACAGAGGTTTGCATCTTTTTTGGCATCATAAGTATTTATGCATTGCATCAAAAACAAGTATTTATGCAATCTTCTAATGCatcacgggcatattactagttgtTTAAGTTCTTCAACATACCACTTCTCATGCAGGACCGAGTTATTGGTGTACTTGATTGGGAACTATCTACTTTGGGTAATCAAATGTGTGATGTTGCATACAGCTCTTTGGTATGAAGcactttatatttttaaaatattgttaTGCATCCTTTTTATGTTGTGTTTTTGTGCTGTTATTAGACAGTCTTAACTCTTGAAAGAAACATTAAGGAATGATATGTCTTAACTGAATTTagttatatagtatatataaatGAGGAGTATACATAGTAATTTCTTTTAGTCACTCTAATACTTTGATAGCATTTGTATTTAATTCCAGAGATCTTGACATTTTTTCTGGCCATAGTTGGTAACAACCAGAGAAATATGTGCATACATACCCCAATTAGAAACAAAGCTGGCATGCATATTAATTTTTCAATTGATTTAGTGTAATATTTCTTGCATGATAGACTTACATTTGATATGGAATCAGCTTGCAGCATGTCAATATGTTTACAAAGCAACTATATCTGCTAGCACTGAGTACATAtctttggaattttggatttgCTATTATCTCAACATGCTATATTTGCTACTCCACTATCAATGTCCCTACTTTCTAACCACACCTTGTACCAATAACTAATCAATTATGTCTGATAGCACTTAAAttgattcgtagtactaggatgtgtcccatccatccaaaatcccttatattttgggacggacggAGTATGTTTTACTATGTGTTCAATGGTATTATTAATCACTTTGATCTTGATTATTATGATTTGTACGTGCAGCCGTATATTATTGATGCAACAACTAGTACAGGTTATTCTTATGGTGGATTTGAATATACTGGCATTCCAGATGGCATTCCCCCACTGGAAGAGTACCTCGCTGCATACTGCTCTATCTCTGTAAGAATCACGTCTCCTACATCTTGGTCTACAAGTTATTCTTATGGTTGAGTTGAACAACATCTTGATACTGGCTGAATATATACACCAAACTTATTGCTTCTTTATTCCTCATTAATCATTATATTCTTTAAAATTGTTTCTCAGGCAAGACCCTGGCCGGCTGCAAGTTGGAAGTTTTATGTTGCCTTTTCGCTTTTTCGAGGGGCATCTATATATGCAGGAGTATATCACAGATGGACTATGGTACTTATCTGTAACCCTTGAAATCTAATTCTGCTTATATATTCTAATTTATTTGAGCTGTCACACAGGGTAATGCTTCAGGTGGTGAGCGTGCTAGATTTTCTGGCAAGATTGCTAATGCTATGGTTGACCGTGCCTGGGATATCATAAATAGAGAAAATGTCCTGAGAGAACAGCCTGCTAGGggtaattatattttataatctcTCCACAGTCCATACCATATGGTTGGCGAGTGCAAATGCtgcttatttttttcttaaatttctaTGGTTATTTTGTAATAATAGTGTTGGCAAAGACATGAAAAATGTGGTTATATTTCTTTATTCTTTCCAtgtctaataaaaaaaaaattaacttcttTACTTTTAATATCAGGTATGCATGTCTCAAATGGCCCATCGCAAGAATTCCAAAGAAAGCATGAAGGATCAATTTCGACAAAAGATCAAGGAAAATTTGTTCCTAGTGAAAAGGTTATGCAGCTTCGAAACAAATTGATGAAGTTTATGGAAGATTACATATACCCGATGGAGAGTGAGTTCTATAAACGCGCACATTCGACCTCAAGGTGGACAATTCATccagaagaagaaaaactaaaagcCTTAGCAAAGAGAGAGGGACTATGGAACTTGTTTATTCCGGTaactttccctttttttatattaaaaccTTAAGGcccttcatttttttcctgATACATTGATTCATCACACATATTTGTCGTGTTAGTACTGTAgactgcatttattttggattTTCTTCTTCTAATCAAAATGTTTGATCTGCAGCTAGACAGTGCTGCTAGAGCAAGAGAGCTTCTGTTTGAGGACATGTCTCATGGTTCTCCTGGAAGTTCTGAGGAGCTTTTGCTAGGTGCAGGTCTCACAAATCTTGAATATGGATATCTATGTGAGATTATGGGCCGTTCAATTTGGGCTCCACAAATATTTAACTGTGGTCCACCTGATACAGGCAACATGGAGGTAAGATacaaattatcatatttttttataagaaagaCTTTAAAATACATTCAAGTATCTTGTTAATAGAGCATATGTTGAGGAGCAACACTCCATATTTCCACCTTGTTATAGGTCCTGTTGAGATATGGGACTAAGGAGCAACAAAAGCAGTGGCTTGTTCCTTTGTTGGAAGGGAAAATTCGTTCTGGATTTGCAATGACAGAACCACAAGTTGCATCTTCAGATGCAACAAACATCGAGTGTTCAATATCAAGGTGAGAAAAAAGGGAAATATTTGCATGCATTTTGTTGCCAGTCCTTGAGGCTGTTGTTCTTTAATTACAAGTTATTATCTACTTTAAGGGCTAACAGACCTAATTCAGTGTTTATTCGGGAAACTAACGATACTGTACTTCTTACCACTATCTTGGACATTGTTTAGTTTAAGCTGTTTACGTTGTGCTTACTCGCAAGTTATTTGCTCTTGACAGGCAAGGAGATTTCTATGTGATAAATGGAACGAAATGGTGGACCAGTGGGGCTATGGATCCAAGGTGCCAAATTCTTGTATTAATGGTAATTGCAACATTTATCAATGAATGCATGCTGTCAatagttcaatttttttattttaatattaaagctgtttgtttctctataTACAGGGGAAGACAGATTTTTCTGCACCTAAACATAAACAGCAATCGATGATTTTAGTTGATGTCAAAACACCTGGAGTGCAGATAAGGAGACCGTTGTTAGTATTTGGTTTCGATGATGCACCTCATGGGCATGCAGAGATTACTTTTGAGAATGTGCGCGTTCCAGCCACAAATATTCTCCTTGGGGAAGGCCGGGGTTTTGAGATTGCTCAGGTAAGCCGTATTCTGCATCTTGTACCAATTATGCTACTGTAATATGTGCTCTCCACATCATATTTAAGATGCTTTGCAGGGAAGACTAGGCCCTGGAAGATTACATCATTGCATGAGACTAATAGGGGCAGCAGAACGTGGCATGAATTTGATGGTCGAGAGGGCCTTAAGTAGGACCACTTTTGGAAAAAAGATTGCGCAACATGGTTCCTTTTTAGCAGATCTGGCGAAGGTATGACCTGTTTATCTGCTTAACCATGGTCTTTTATGAAGTTCCATCATTTTTTCTATTGCTCAGTTCAGGAGtgtcctaaaatatttttagtgcATTTTCCTGTTGTGTTCTGTTATTTGCATTCCTTGACATGTACGTGGAATCCAGTGCCGGGTAGAACTGGAGCAGGCTAGACTTCTGGTGCTTGAAGCAGCTGATCAACTTGACCGACATGGGAACAAGAAAGCTCGTGGTATCCTTGCAATGGCCAAGGTAAGTCAAGGATCAGCACCTTCTTTCTAATCGTTTCTAGCAAGAACAGAAGTTCAGTGAAATATGGCCTCATGTAGGTGGCAGCTCCAAATATGGCCCTGAAAGTGCTTGACATGGCAATGCAAGTTCATGGTGGTGCTGGTCTCTCATCAGACACAGTTCTATCACATCTATGGGCAACTGCTAGGACACTGAGGATCGCCGACGGCCCTGATGAAGTTCATCTTGGGACAATCGCTAAGCTGGAGCTGCAAAGAGCAAGGATGTAGTCTCGCGTCATCAGGATGCCGCCCAGATTTCATGAATAATAAATACTAGGGGAGAGGGAAATCGTTGTGTAACATGTCCCCGTTTTTATTGAACGAAATTGGAAATGACACTACGATAGTTGTCACTTGTATAGAATGGTTGATATGTGGCGTGAAATTTGTGGATGTTGTACT is a genomic window of Oryza glaberrima chromosome 7, OglaRS2, whole genome shotgun sequence containing:
- the LOC127778981 gene encoding probable acyl-CoA dehydrogenase IBR3; amino-acid sequence: MLTSGLLRPVDDAHAIDEAALLRYAAEHVAGFPSPARGLALTQFGHGQSNPTYCIEASAPGGVTARYVLRKKPPGAILQSAHAVEREFQVLKALGTYTDVPVPKVFCLCTDASVIGTPFYIMEHLEGLIYPDNKLTGVTPTKRKTIYLAAAETLAAIHKVDVTAIGLQKYGRRDNYCKRQVERWGRQYLSSTGEGKPARYQKMLDLAHWLKEHIPKEDSSAGFGTGLVHGDYRVDNLVFHPTEDRVIGVLDWELSTLGNQMCDVAYSSLPYIIDATTSTGYSYGGFEYTGIPDGIPPLEEYLAAYCSISARPWPAASWKFYVAFSLFRGASIYAGVYHRWTMGNASGGERARFSGKIANAMVDRAWDIINRENVLREQPARGMHVSNGPSQEFQRKHEGSISTKDQGKFVPSEKVMQLRNKLMKFMEDYIYPMESEFYKRAHSTSRWTIHPEEEKLKALAKREGLWNLFIPLDSAARARELLFEDMSHGSPGSSEELLLGAGLTNLEYGYLCEIMGRSIWAPQIFNCGPPDTGNMEVLLRYGTKEQQKQWLVPLLEGKIRSGFAMTEPQVASSDATNIECSISRQGDFYVINGTKWWTSGAMDPRCQILVLMGKTDFSAPKHKQQSMILVDVKTPGVQIRRPLLVFGFDDAPHGHAEITFENVRVPATNILLGEGRGFEIAQGRLGPGRLHHCMRLIGAAERGMNLMVERALSRTTFGKKIAQHGSFLADLAKCRVELEQARLLVLEAADQLDRHGNKKARGILAMAKVAAPNMALKVLDMAMQVHGGAGLSSDTVLSHLWATARTLRIADGPDEVHLGTIAKLELQRARM